The Sphaerospermopsis torques-reginae ITEP-024 genome has a window encoding:
- a CDS encoding DnaJ C-terminal domain-containing protein, translating into MQNLQNFRDYYEILGVTKDASSEEIKKVYRRLARQYHPDLNPGDKEAEEKFKTIGEAYEILSDPSRRSQYDQFSRYWKQKGFAGSKQSPKPKGWGDSRANSRSSQNVDPSDFPDFESFINQVIGVSSRKETKTNTGSTTTSDPFRTPRTKVAYTVNTPPRTTRRDIEARLTLPLEKAYQGGNERIRLEDGRSLEVTMPPAMVTGQTIRLRNQGIGGGDLYLKITVETHPLFKLEGANIFCQIPVTPSEAVLGGQVEAPTLDGPVKMTIPPAVRSGQRFRLANKGYPVEGGKRGDQLVEIQIVTPKNITDEERQLYEKLREIESFKPRADLI; encoded by the coding sequence ATGCAAAACTTGCAAAATTTCCGCGATTATTACGAGATTTTGGGAGTCACAAAAGATGCCTCTAGCGAAGAAATTAAAAAGGTTTATCGCAGGTTAGCAAGGCAATATCACCCTGATCTCAATCCTGGTGACAAGGAAGCAGAAGAAAAATTTAAGACTATTGGTGAGGCTTATGAAATTCTTTCCGATCCCAGTCGGCGATCGCAATATGATCAGTTTAGCCGTTATTGGAAACAAAAGGGCTTTGCTGGTAGCAAACAGTCACCAAAACCCAAAGGTTGGGGAGATAGTCGCGCTAACAGTCGCAGCAGTCAAAATGTAGATCCCAGCGATTTTCCTGATTTTGAAAGTTTTATTAATCAAGTCATAGGTGTTAGTAGTCGCAAAGAAACTAAAACTAATACTGGTAGTACAACCACTAGCGATCCCTTTCGCACTCCCAGAACCAAAGTAGCTTATACAGTTAACACTCCACCCCGTACCACTCGCAGAGATATCGAAGCGAGGTTAACTTTACCTCTAGAAAAAGCTTATCAAGGTGGTAATGAAAGAATACGTTTAGAAGATGGGCGATCGCTAGAAGTAACTATGCCACCTGCTATGGTAACAGGTCAAACTATCCGGTTACGCAATCAAGGTATAGGTGGCGGTGATTTATACTTAAAAATTACCGTTGAAACCCATCCGTTATTTAAACTAGAAGGTGCTAATATTTTCTGTCAAATTCCTGTAACTCCCAGTGAAGCCGTTTTAGGTGGACAAGTGGAAGCACCCACTTTAGATGGTCCTGTAAAAATGACAATTCCTCCCGCAGTTAGATCCGGTCAAAGATTTAGATTAGCTAATAAAGGTTATCCCGTAGAAGGTGGTAAACGGGGTGATCAATTAGTAGAAATTCAAATAGTCACACCGAAAAATATTACAGATGAAGAAAGACAACTTTATGAAAAATTGCGGGAAATTGAAAGTTTTAAACCAAGGGCGGATTTGATTTAA
- a CDS encoding bestrophin family protein, whose product MENEKQQWFQLALQIKGSVITSIYKRVIGCGIFGILISVLYYFQVPVSQPILGSVIPSIVLGLLLVFRTNTAYERFWEGRKIWGSTVNTVRNLARQIWVSVDEIAIEDEKKKIETLKLLIAFAVATKLHLRNEPINSELEELMPASYYINLKTMNNPPLEVAFWISDYLQKQYNRNCLNSYQLAAMQQLVNILVDNLGACERILKTPIPLAYAIHLKQLLLLYCLLLPFQIVESLGWWTGFISALVSFTLLGIEAIGLEIENPFGYDANDLPLDKICDTMKRNLDDLISLTPSIHSRKEDV is encoded by the coding sequence ATGGAAAACGAAAAGCAGCAATGGTTTCAACTTGCGCTCCAGATTAAAGGATCTGTAATTACCTCAATTTATAAAAGAGTTATCGGGTGTGGAATATTTGGAATATTAATTTCCGTTCTGTACTATTTTCAAGTACCAGTTTCTCAACCGATTTTAGGAAGTGTGATTCCCAGCATTGTTTTAGGTTTATTATTAGTCTTTAGAACCAATACAGCTTATGAAAGATTTTGGGAAGGAAGAAAAATTTGGGGTTCAACAGTAAATACAGTCCGCAATCTCGCCCGACAAATTTGGGTATCTGTGGATGAAATTGCTATTGAAGATGAAAAGAAGAAGATTGAAACTTTGAAATTATTAATAGCTTTTGCTGTAGCGACTAAACTGCATTTAAGAAACGAACCTATAAATAGCGAATTAGAAGAATTAATGCCAGCATCTTATTATATTAACCTCAAAACAATGAATAATCCGCCCCTTGAGGTAGCTTTTTGGATTAGTGATTACCTACAAAAACAATATAACCGCAATTGCTTAAATAGTTATCAGTTAGCAGCAATGCAGCAATTAGTCAATATTTTAGTCGATAATTTAGGGGCTTGTGAACGCATTTTAAAAACACCCATCCCTCTCGCTTATGCTATTCATCTCAAACAATTATTATTACTGTATTGTTTATTATTACCATTTCAAATTGTTGAGAGTCTTGGTTGGTGGACAGGGTTTATTTCTGCTTTAGTTAGCTTTACTTTATTGGGTATTGAAGCTATTGGGTTAGAAATTGAAAATCCCTTTGGTTATGATGCTAACGATTTACCATTAGATAAAATTTGTGACACCATGAAACGGAATCTTGATGATTTAATCAGTTTGACTCCTAGTATACATTCAAGGAAAGAAGATGTATGA
- a CDS encoding transposase family protein, whose translation MAESKKVRLILGEGGRKQKLTPESQIILTLTYLRHLTTFQRMFEKSERM comes from the coding sequence TTGGCAGAATCTAAAAAAGTCAGGCTGATTCTGGGAGAAGGTGGACGTAAGCAAAAATTAACCCCAGAGTCGCAAATAATTTTAACATTAACATATTTACGTCATTTGACAACATTTCAGAGGATGTTTGAAAAGTCGGAAAGGATGTAA
- the lepB gene encoding signal peptidase I → MKPQESNIKETSTSAQTWRGWQENLTLIAIALTLALLIRTFIAEPRLIPSESMYPTLHTGDRLVVEKVSYRFHPPETGDIVVFETPPELQRRGYDKNQAFIKRIIGKPGEVISVANGKVYLNGEPLQEDYIAEPPNQPFPTVKIPEDEFFVMGDNRNDSNDSRYWGFLPQQNLIGRATFRFWPLDRIGLIL, encoded by the coding sequence ATGAAGCCGCAGGAAAGTAATATTAAAGAAACATCCACATCTGCACAAACATGGCGTGGTTGGCAAGAAAATCTGACTTTAATAGCGATCGCACTAACTTTAGCATTACTGATCAGGACATTTATCGCCGAACCCCGATTAATACCATCAGAATCAATGTACCCCACCTTACACACAGGCGATCGCTTAGTAGTGGAAAAAGTATCTTACCGTTTTCATCCTCCCGAAACCGGCGATATTGTCGTTTTTGAAACACCACCAGAATTACAACGTCGTGGATATGACAAAAACCAAGCCTTTATCAAGCGTATTATTGGCAAGCCAGGAGAGGTAATTAGCGTAGCTAATGGTAAAGTTTACCTCAACGGTGAGCCTTTACAAGAAGATTACATAGCCGAACCACCAAATCAGCCATTTCCAACCGTAAAAATCCCAGAAGATGAATTTTTCGTGATGGGAGACAACCGCAACGATAGCAATGACTCCCGATACTGGGGCTTTTTACCTCAGCAAAATCTCATTGGCCGTGCTACCTTTCGCTTCTGGCCTTTAGATCGCATCGGCTTAATTTTGTGA
- a CDS encoding RNA-guided endonuclease InsQ/TnpB family protein — MLLGFKTQLKVNKQQQLLLAQHAGVARHAWNQGLALCQQVLLHNKLNSQDKIKFPTAIDLHKWLVAAIKSTHPWYYDVSKCAPQYALRYLSDAFKAFFKKSKGFPKFKKKGRHDSFTLDGSIKIDYRKVKVPVIGWLKTYEILPTGYKPKSVTISKQADKWFISWKLEVRTTQTEKNQEFVGVDLGINHLAILSTGEIFNGVKSYKKYEDKLARMQYLNRHKKVGSNNYRKAQIKIARLHQKIANIRKDTLHKITTYISKNHAVIGIEDLNVSGMLANGKLSKAIANMGFYEFRRQLEYKTQLYGSKLVIVDRFYPSSKTCSNCGEKKSSLSLSQRVFKCDSCGFEIDRDLNAAINLKQEAVRLSVLACGLDSADTSRVKQEEKAGCC; from the coding sequence ATGTTACTAGGATTCAAGACCCAACTCAAGGTTAACAAGCAACAACAACTACTACTAGCACAACACGCAGGAGTAGCTAGACACGCTTGGAATCAAGGTTTAGCACTTTGTCAACAGGTATTATTACATAACAAACTTAATTCTCAAGACAAAATCAAATTTCCTACAGCCATAGATTTACATAAATGGTTAGTAGCAGCCATTAAATCTACCCATCCTTGGTATTATGACGTATCCAAATGCGCCCCTCAATACGCATTAAGATATCTCTCAGATGCCTTTAAAGCTTTCTTTAAAAAAAGTAAAGGATTTCCTAAGTTTAAGAAAAAAGGGAGACATGATTCTTTTACCTTAGATGGGTCAATAAAAATTGACTACAGAAAGGTAAAAGTTCCTGTCATTGGTTGGCTGAAAACTTATGAAATTCTCCCGACAGGATATAAACCTAAATCTGTCACCATAAGTAAACAGGCTGATAAATGGTTTATCTCTTGGAAACTGGAGGTGAGAACGACTCAAACCGAGAAAAATCAAGAGTTTGTAGGAGTAGATTTAGGCATAAATCATCTAGCAATATTATCAACAGGAGAAATATTCAATGGTGTAAAAAGCTATAAAAAGTATGAAGATAAACTAGCAAGAATGCAATATTTGAACCGCCATAAAAAAGTAGGTTCAAATAATTATAGAAAAGCACAAATCAAAATAGCGAGATTACACCAAAAAATAGCCAACATCAGAAAAGATACATTACATAAAATCACCACCTATATCAGCAAAAACCACGCGGTTATAGGGATAGAAGATTTGAATGTATCTGGGATGTTAGCGAATGGGAAATTATCAAAAGCTATTGCGAATATGGGCTTTTATGAATTTAGAAGGCAGCTAGAATACAAAACACAACTGTATGGCAGTAAGTTAGTAATTGTGGATAGATTTTATCCCAGTAGTAAGACTTGCTCAAATTGTGGAGAGAAAAAATCATCACTGTCATTATCTCAAAGAGTGTTTAAATGTGATAGTTGTGGCTTTGAGATTGACAGAGATTTAAACGCTGCGATTAACTTAAAACAAGAAGCGGTCAGATTGAGCGTGTTAGCCTGTGGACTAGATAGTGCCGACACTTCTAGGGTGAAGCAGGAAGAAAAAGCTGGCTGTTGTTAG
- a CDS encoding DUF29 domain-containing protein → MSVSLYEKDFNLWLELTIKQLESHEFTVLDTVNLIEELKDLGKAEKNALESNLMILLAHLLKLKVQADAPETMKNSWYNSVIEHRKRIKKQLSKMPSLKSYLPEILEDSYVDGKDIAIKEGKLASFGVRIPDEFEYPDLCPFTIEEILDDEFYGSSSSNFG, encoded by the coding sequence ATGAGTGTATCTCTCTATGAAAAAGATTTTAATTTATGGCTAGAATTAACAATTAAGCAATTAGAAAGCCATGAATTTACAGTTTTAGATACAGTGAATTTGATTGAGGAGTTAAAAGATTTGGGGAAAGCAGAAAAAAATGCTTTAGAGAGTAATTTAATGATTTTATTAGCCCATTTATTAAAGCTAAAAGTTCAAGCTGATGCCCCAGAAACAATGAAAAATAGTTGGTATAATTCGGTGATTGAACATCGTAAACGTATCAAAAAACAATTATCAAAAATGCCGTCTCTGAAATCCTATTTACCAGAAATTTTAGAAGATTCCTATGTAGATGGTAAAGATATTGCTATCAAAGAAGGAAAATTGGCATCTTTTGGAGTTCGTATTCCTGATGAATTTGAATATCCTGATCTATGTCCTTTTACCATTGAGGAAATTTTAGATGATGAATTTTATGGATCATCTTCATCTAATTTTGGTTAA
- the crtO gene encoding beta-carotene ketolase CrtO, with amino-acid sequence MKEYDVLIIGAGHNGLVCAAYLLKAGYSVLLLEKRSVPGGAATTEECIPDNAPGFKFNLCAIDHEFIHLGPVVQELELEKYGLEYLECDPVVFCPHPDGKYFLAHKSLEKTCAEIARYNERDAKKYAEFTHYWQRAINAMMPMFNAPPKSIIDIFGNYNLQKFKDLFSVIGSTQKSLDFVRTMLTSAEDILNEWFDEEFLKAPLSRLASELGAPPSQKNLAIGVMMMSMRHHPGMTRPRGGTGALVKALVNLVTAKGGEILTDQQVEKVLIDDGKAVGVRVANGEEYRAKYGVISNIDAKRLFLQLIDAQEVDDADPELRERLERRIVNNNETILKIDLALDEPLRFPYHEHKDEYLIGSILIADSMNHVEQAHSKCTLGEIPDSDPSMYVVVPSFLDPSLAPPGKHTVWIEFFAPYQIAGAEGTGLKGTGWTDELKNQVADKVVDKLATYAPNVKTATIARRVESPAELGERLGAYKGNYYHIDMTLDQMVFFRPLPELANYKTPIDNLFLTGAGTHPGGSISGMPGRNCARVFLQSKHPITQTLKDAGNSIKSTVGSVFGIS; translated from the coding sequence ATGAAAGAATATGATGTTTTAATTATTGGCGCAGGACACAATGGTTTAGTGTGTGCTGCTTATTTACTCAAAGCAGGTTATAGCGTCCTGCTACTAGAAAAGCGTTCTGTTCCCGGTGGTGCGGCCACAACAGAAGAATGTATACCAGACAACGCACCAGGGTTTAAATTTAACCTCTGTGCTATTGACCATGAATTTATTCATCTCGGTCCAGTTGTTCAGGAATTAGAACTGGAAAAATACGGTTTAGAATATCTAGAATGTGACCCAGTTGTTTTTTGTCCCCATCCTGATGGTAAATATTTTTTAGCCCATAAATCATTAGAAAAAACCTGTGCAGAAATAGCCAGGTATAATGAAAGAGACGCTAAAAAATATGCCGAGTTTACCCATTATTGGCAACGGGCAATTAACGCCATGATGCCCATGTTCAACGCTCCACCCAAATCAATTATAGATATTTTTGGTAACTACAACCTGCAAAAATTCAAAGATTTATTTTCTGTCATTGGTTCTACCCAAAAAAGTTTAGATTTTGTGCGAACAATGCTCACCAGTGCCGAAGATATTTTAAATGAATGGTTTGATGAAGAATTTCTCAAAGCACCTCTTTCTCGATTAGCATCAGAATTAGGAGCGCCACCATCACAAAAAAACCTGGCCATTGGTGTAATGATGATGTCCATGCGTCATCATCCGGGAATGACTAGACCCCGTGGAGGAACAGGTGCATTAGTCAAAGCATTAGTGAATTTAGTCACAGCAAAAGGTGGCGAAATTCTCACAGATCAGCAAGTAGAAAAAGTCTTAATTGATGATGGTAAAGCCGTAGGTGTGCGGGTTGCTAATGGTGAAGAATATCGGGCAAAATATGGAGTAATTTCTAATATTGATGCCAAAAGATTATTTTTACAATTGATAGATGCTCAAGAAGTAGATGATGCAGATCCTGAATTACGAGAAAGATTAGAACGGCGCATAGTTAATAATAATGAAACTATCTTAAAGATAGATTTAGCATTAGATGAACCCTTGCGTTTTCCCTACCATGAACATAAAGACGAATATCTCATTGGTTCAATTTTAATTGCAGATTCCATGAATCATGTAGAACAGGCGCATAGTAAATGTACATTAGGAGAAATACCTGATAGTGATCCCTCAATGTATGTAGTAGTTCCTAGCTTTCTTGATCCGAGTTTAGCACCACCAGGAAAACATACAGTTTGGATTGAATTTTTTGCCCCTTATCAAATAGCTGGAGCAGAAGGTACAGGTTTAAAAGGTACAGGTTGGACCGATGAATTGAAAAATCAAGTTGCAGATAAAGTAGTTGATAAATTAGCAACTTACGCCCCCAACGTGAAAACTGCAACCATCGCTAGAAGAGTAGAAAGTCCAGCAGAATTAGGAGAAAGATTAGGGGCTTATAAAGGCAATTATTACCATATTGATATGACATTAGATCAAATGGTATTTTTTAGACCTTTACCAGAATTAGCAAATTATAAAACCCCCATTGATAACCTGTTTTTAACAGGTGCTGGAACTCATCCCGGTGGTTCAATTTCAGGAATGCCAGGACGTAATTGTGCAAGAGTATTTTTGCAGTCCAAACACCCTATTACTCAGACATTAAAAGATGCTGGAAATTCCATTAAATCTACTGTGGGTTCTGTATTTGGCATTAGTTAA
- the dnaK gene encoding molecular chaperone DnaK codes for MGKVVGIDLGTTNSVVAVMEGGKPVVIANAEGMRTTPSVVGFSKEGERVVGQMARRQTVLNPQNTFFAVKRFIGRRYAELNPDSKRVPYTIRKDEMGNIKVACPRLNKEFAPEEISAMVLKKLAADASRYLGEPVTGAVITVPAYFNDSQRQATRDAGRIAGLEVLRILNEPTAASLAYGLERGDVETILVFDLGGGTFDVSILEVGDGVFEVKATSGDTQLGGNDFDKKIVDWLADQFLETEGVDLRRDRQALQRLMEAAEKAKIELSAVSVTDINLPFITATEDGPKHLETRLTRSQFEALCTDLISRIRNPVKRALKDAGLSPVDIEEVVLVGGSTRMPMVKQLVEDLIGIEPSENVNPDEVVAVGAAIQAGILAGETKDVLLLDVTPLSLGLETIGGVMKKLIPRNTTIPVRRSDIFSTSENNQNSVEIHVVQGEREMAADNKSLGRFKLYGIPPAPRGIPQIQVAFDIDANGILQVTALDRTTGREQSITIQGASTLSESEINRMIQDAQKYADIDRERKERVEKRTRSEALILQAERQLREVALEMGMQFARNRRQRIDNICRELRESLKDDDDRGIDQAYSDLQDALYELNREVREYYAEDEDEDLFGAIREIFTGDKERERDYSPRETYRERDSYNRNYGRDYGKDYGRGNGRDYGKDYSRENRSSSYDNSPPPRPSRPSYQDNWDDDDDWL; via the coding sequence ATGGGCAAGGTAGTCGGCATCGACTTGGGTACAACCAACTCAGTAGTCGCCGTGATGGAGGGTGGCAAGCCGGTGGTGATTGCCAATGCTGAAGGTATGCGAACCACCCCCTCTGTTGTTGGTTTCAGTAAAGAAGGCGAAAGGGTGGTGGGGCAAATGGCCAGACGGCAAACTGTGCTGAATCCCCAAAATACCTTTTTTGCAGTTAAACGCTTTATTGGGCGCAGGTACGCGGAACTTAACCCCGATTCTAAGCGTGTACCCTACACTATTCGTAAGGATGAAATGGGCAATATTAAAGTTGCCTGTCCGCGATTAAATAAAGAATTTGCCCCGGAAGAAATTTCAGCAATGGTGCTGAAGAAATTAGCGGCTGATGCGAGTCGTTATCTGGGTGAACCTGTGACGGGGGCTGTAATTACCGTACCTGCTTATTTTAATGATTCTCAACGTCAAGCTACCCGCGATGCTGGCAGAATCGCAGGTTTAGAAGTGCTACGTATTCTTAATGAACCTACCGCCGCTTCCCTAGCCTACGGATTAGAAAGAGGTGATGTAGAAACCATCCTGGTTTTTGACTTGGGTGGTGGTACTTTTGATGTTTCCATTCTAGAAGTAGGTGACGGCGTTTTTGAAGTTAAAGCTACTAGTGGAGATACCCAGTTAGGTGGTAATGATTTTGACAAAAAAATAGTTGATTGGTTGGCGGATCAATTTTTAGAGACAGAAGGGGTAGATTTAAGGCGCGATCGCCAAGCATTGCAACGGTTAATGGAAGCCGCAGAAAAAGCCAAAATTGAACTTTCTGCCGTCAGCGTCACCGATATTAACTTACCCTTTATCACCGCTACCGAGGACGGACCAAAACATTTAGAAACTCGCCTCACCCGTTCCCAGTTTGAAGCTTTATGTACTGACTTAATCAGTCGGATTCGTAACCCAGTCAAACGGGCGTTAAAAGATGCCGGACTATCACCTGTAGACATTGAAGAAGTTGTCTTAGTAGGTGGTTCTACAAGAATGCCAATGGTAAAACAACTGGTAGAAGATTTAATTGGTATTGAACCCAGCGAAAATGTCAACCCTGATGAAGTAGTAGCCGTAGGTGCAGCTATTCAAGCAGGTATTCTGGCAGGAGAAACCAAGGATGTACTACTGTTAGATGTCACACCCTTATCCTTGGGTTTAGAAACCATAGGTGGGGTGATGAAAAAACTGATTCCCCGCAATACTACCATCCCCGTCAGACGATCTGATATTTTTTCTACATCGGAAAATAACCAAAACAGTGTAGAAATTCACGTAGTCCAAGGGGAAAGGGAAATGGCAGCAGATAACAAATCCTTGGGACGTTTCAAGCTGTATGGTATTCCTCCAGCACCTAGAGGTATACCACAAATTCAAGTAGCTTTTGATATAGATGCCAACGGTATTTTACAGGTAACGGCATTAGATCGGACAACTGGACGAGAACAGAGTATTACTATTCAAGGTGCTTCTACCTTGAGTGAATCAGAAATTAATAGAATGATTCAAGATGCTCAGAAATATGCTGATATTGACCGGGAACGCAAAGAAAGAGTAGAAAAACGGACTCGTTCCGAAGCTTTGATTTTACAAGCAGAAAGACAACTGCGGGAAGTAGCCTTAGAAATGGGGATGCAGTTTGCCCGCAACCGTCGTCAACGCATTGACAATATTTGCCGGGAACTGCGAGAAAGTTTAAAAGATGATGATGATCGGGGTATTGATCAGGCTTACTCAGACTTGCAAGATGCTCTCTATGAGCTAAATCGAGAAGTCCGTGAGTATTATGCTGAAGATGAAGACGAAGATTTATTTGGTGCGATTCGGGAAATCTTCACAGGTGATAAAGAACGAGAACGAGATTATTCTCCCAGAGAAACCTATCGAGAACGGGATTCTTATAACAGAAACTATGGTCGGGACTATGGTAAAGACTATGGTAGAGGCAATGGCAGGGACTATGGTAAAGACTATAGTCGAGAAAATCGTTCTTCCTCCTATGATAACAGTCCTCCCCCCCGTCCCAGTCGTCCCAGCTATCAAGACAACTGGGATGATGATGATGATTGGCTGTAA
- a CDS encoding NINE protein, whose product MLTKRKSRSIAAILAFSGTLTISGLHKFYLGQPLWGILYVLLSWTPIPKVASAIEGVWYLAQDEEAFDRNFNFGKSAVKASPQISNQVESVANALRELDALRQDGLISEYEFEQKRRQLLDQIS is encoded by the coding sequence ATATTAACGAAACGGAAGAGTAGAAGCATTGCTGCTATTTTAGCCTTTTCTGGCACACTAACAATTTCAGGTTTACATAAATTTTACTTGGGACAGCCATTATGGGGAATTTTGTATGTATTGTTATCTTGGACACCAATTCCTAAAGTAGCTAGTGCTATAGAAGGGGTTTGGTATTTGGCGCAAGATGAAGAAGCTTTTGACCGAAACTTTAATTTTGGTAAGTCCGCAGTGAAGGCTTCACCACAGATCAGTAATCAAGTAGAATCTGTAGCAAATGCCTTACGTGAGTTAGATGCTTTGCGTCAAGACGGCTTGATTTCTGAGTATGAATTTGAGCAAAAGCGCCGTCAGCTATTAGACCAGATTTCTTGA
- a CDS encoding helix-hairpin-helix domain-containing protein, with translation MINWLPLNLKLQKLRAKLLNDPYYRLQSGAEIQMAAQLGMRIDANQATVDDWLRLPGLSIHQGRSLVELSRSGVKFYCIEDIAAALSVPVQRLEPLKPLLNFSYYDDESLANTTQVNPNTATVESLAKIPLIDLSLAETVVQNRLTAGYYRNLADFQQRLGLSGEAIAQLMYYLRF, from the coding sequence ATGATAAACTGGCTACCTTTAAATCTCAAATTGCAAAAACTCCGAGCTAAACTGCTGAATGATCCCTATTATCGTCTACAATCTGGGGCAGAAATTCAGATGGCTGCACAACTGGGGATGCGTATTGATGCTAATCAAGCGACTGTAGATGATTGGCTACGTTTACCAGGGTTATCTATTCATCAAGGGCGATCGCTCGTAGAACTATCACGTTCAGGTGTTAAATTTTATTGTATTGAAGATATAGCAGCGGCTTTGAGTGTTCCTGTACAAAGGCTAGAACCACTGAAACCACTGTTAAATTTTAGCTACTATGATGATGAATCTCTCGCTAATACTACGCAGGTAAATCCCAATACCGCAACGGTAGAAAGTCTGGCGAAAATTCCATTGATAGATTTGTCTCTAGCTGAAACGGTGGTGCAAAATCGCCTCACTGCTGGTTATTACCGTAATTTGGCTGATTTTCAGCAACGGTTAGGACTGTCAGGTGAGGCGATCGCTCAATTAATGTATTATCTGCGGTTTTAG